The DNA window GTTCCTGTCTGAAGTGGCTGGCGACAAAGTAGACGAAGTGTTCATCGGCTCCTGCATGACCAACATCGGTCACTTCCGCGCCGCTGGTAAGCTGCTCGACCAGCACAAAGGCTCCCTGAACACCCGTCTGTGGATGTCTCCACCGACCAAGATGGATCAGGCGCAGCTGATGGAAGAAGGTTACTTCAACATCTACGGCACCGCCGGTGTTCGCACCGAAATGCCGGGTTGTTCACTGTGTATGGGTAACCAGGCACGTGTGGCTGCGAAGTCCACCGTTCTGTCTACCTCTACCCGGAACTTCCCGAACCGTCTGGGCGATGGTGCCAACGTGTACCTGACCTCTGCGGAACTGGCTTCTGTTGGCGCGATCCTTGGCAAACTTCCAACTCCTCAGGAGTACATGGAGTACGCTAAAGATCTGGACAGCATGTCAGCTGAGATCTACAAGTATCTCAACTTTGACCAGATGGAGAACTACACCCAGAAGGCGTCTGAAGCGACTGTCGCTTAAGCACTCCTTTTCGGTTTAGCACCATGAAAACGCCAGCCTTCGGGCTGGCGTTTTTTTATGCCTGCAGAATTGCTATTAGAGGAATTCTGCAGGCACAAAAAAAGGGCTCCCGAAGGAGCCCTTTCGCTTACGGCGCACCGTAATCGGACAGATTACCGCTCAATATGCTGGTATTCACCGGCGTCCGCTGTAGCCGAACTGACCACGAGGATGGCGATCAACGCAGCAAAGAAGCCAGGAATAATCTCATAGACACCCGGACCACCCATAAAGCTGCCATTCCAGCCCATAGAGATCCACACCATAACGGTGACGGCACCGACAATCATGCCTGCAATGGCGCCAGCACCGTTAGTGCGGGACCACATCAGAGACAGCAGGATCAGCGGACCAAAGGCGGCACCAAAGCCTGCCCATGCGTTACTGACCAGACCCAGTACCTGAGAGTCAGGATCAGATGCAATCACTGCCGCAACCAGACCAACAGCTACAACACAGGCACGACCTACGTTCACGCACTCACGATCTGTCGCTTCTTTGCGCAGGAACAGGCGGTAGAAGTCTTCAGTCAAAGAAGACGACGACACCAACAGCTGACTGGAGATGGTACTCATAACCGCCGCGAGAAGCGCTGCATACAAGAAGCCAGTGATCAACGGGTGGAACAGCATGTCAGACAGAATGATGAAAATGGTTTCCGGGTCGGCAATGTCGAGGCCATTACGAACCGCATAAGCGCGACCAAACACACCCAGAGAAATCGCACCGATCAGAGAAATCCCCATCCAACCCATACCAATGTTACGGGCAGTCGGTACATCTTTCAGAGAACGGATCGCCATAAAGCGAACGATGATGTGCGGCTGGCCGAAATAGCCCAAGCCCCAAGTGACCGCTGACAACCAACCAACAAAGGTCAGGCCGTCAGTCCAAGACAGCAAGGTCGGATCAACTTCGTTAAGAGTCTGTGCAGCCTGGGCGTAACCACCACCACCTTCGCCGAACAGCACAACAGCCGGCATAATGACCAAAGCCAGCATCATGATGCAGCCCTGGACAAAGTCGGTCATGCTCACCGCGAGGAAGCCACCTACAACGGTATAAGCCAGCACCACACCCAAGGTGATCACAATGCCGACGGAGTAGTCGGTCAAACCACCAAAATTGAAGATGCCAGAAAAGGCACTTTCAAACAGCTTACCGCCAGCAACCAAACCGGAAGCGGTGTACACCGCAAAGAACACAACGATAACAATCGCGGACACAGTCCTTAGCGAAAGAGCTTTCGTCGGGAAACGGTTAGCCAGGAAAGACGGGATGGTAATGGCATTGCCATAATGAACGGTCTGCTCACGAAGACGAGGCGCTACCAGCACCCAGTTGAAGAACGCACCCACGAACAAGCCGATACCGATCCACGCTGACGCCAAACCAGACACATACAACGCGCCCGGAAGACCCAGCAGCAACCAACCACTCATATCAGACGCACCGGCCGACAGAGCCGCTACTTTCGGGCTGAGAGCTCGTC is part of the Marinobacter sp. JH2 genome and encodes:
- the putP gene encoding sodium/proline symporter PutP → MAIGVWISLFAYFALMIAIGIYAMRTSTSSSEDYMLGGRALSPKVAALSAGASDMSGWLLLGLPGALYVSGLASAWIGIGLFVGAFFNWVLVAPRLREQTVHYGNAITIPSFLANRFPTKALSLRTVSAIVIVVFFAVYTASGLVAGGKLFESAFSGIFNFGGLTDYSVGIVITLGVVLAYTVVGGFLAVSMTDFVQGCIMMLALVIMPAVVLFGEGGGGYAQAAQTLNEVDPTLLSWTDGLTFVGWLSAVTWGLGYFGQPHIIVRFMAIRSLKDVPTARNIGMGWMGISLIGAISLGVFGRAYAVRNGLDIADPETIFIILSDMLFHPLITGFLYAALLAAVMSTISSQLLVSSSSLTEDFYRLFLRKEATDRECVNVGRACVVAVGLVAAVIASDPDSQVLGLVSNAWAGFGAAFGPLILLSLMWSRTNGAGAIAGMIVGAVTVMVWISMGWNGSFMGGPGVYEIIPGFFAALIAILVVSSATADAGEYQHIER